One window of the Oncorhynchus keta strain PuntledgeMale-10-30-2019 chromosome 31, Oket_V2, whole genome shotgun sequence genome contains the following:
- the LOC118367890 gene encoding tumor necrosis factor receptor superfamily member 5-like: protein MAVLECKTEEYLHDASGVKRCCERCRKGQYVRTDCGKSTKTECGTCQHEYYTAELNFLKKCLPCRVCYSSSNQKVLRECEASSDRQCVCKTGFYCTDNGCEHCLPVTLCPLGSGVVNQANPQNDTVCAPCQPGTYNSVNDAITHCQSHTRCGDLGREVKSAGTETTDAVCGAFISRCHWILPTSLWAGLVVTSLLIIILIYIYWRAKDQSYMPANSSGPGIPVEPAPPSFAPAELKFPTECNSHWSLDQKATEPLFINTAVIQVNGYTSDCEVEADGATITMTTSEQFSQSDHSNGMRGNDIRPSRYLSEPREDEWPGT, encoded by the exons ATGGCTGTATTGGAATGCAAAACTGAGGAATACCTTCATGATGCTTCTGGGGTGAAAAGGTGCTGTGAGCGTTGTCGTAAAG GACAGTATGTTCGCACCGACTGTGGCAAGTCTACAAAAACAGAGTGTGGAACCTGTCAACATGAATACTACACTGCTGAATTAAACTTCTTGAAAAAATGTCTACCCTGTAGGGTCTGCTATTCCA gcAGTAACCAGAAGGTATTGAGGGAGTGTGAAGCCAGTAGTGACAGGCAATGTGTGTGTAAGACAGGTTTCTACTGTACAGACAATGGATGTGAACACTGCCTACCCGTGACCCTGTGCCCTCTGGGTTCAGGGGTCGTGAATCAAG CCAACCCCCAGAATGACACAGTCTGTGCCCCGTGCCAACCTGGGACCTATAACAGCGTCAACGATGCCATCACACACTGCCAATCACACACCAG gtgtggGGACCtcgggagggaggtgaagagtgCTGGGACTGAGACTACTGATGCTGTGTGTGGTGCCTTCATATCTC GGTGTCACTGGATACTACCTACCAGTCTGTGGGCGGGACTAGTGGTGACCTCACTCCTCATCATAATCTTGATCTACATCTATTGGAGGGCCAAGGATCAATCATACATGCCCG ccaaCTCCAGTGGTCCTGGAATTCCTGTGGAGCCTGCACCTCCTTCCTTCGCACCAGCTGAGCTCAAGTTCCCCACCGAGTGCAACAGCCATTGGAGCCTGGACCAGAAAGCCACTGAGCCACTCTTCATCAACACAG CTGTTATTCAGGTAAACGGCTATACATCAGACTGTGAAGTTGAGGCCGATGGCGCCACCATAACAATGACAACATCAGAGCAATTCAGCCAATCGGATCACAGTAATGGAATGAGAGGAAATGACATCAGACCCTCCCGCTACCTATCAGAGCCACGGGAAGATGAGTGGCCAGGGACTTAA